The Lampris incognitus isolate fLamInc1 chromosome 17, fLamInc1.hap2, whole genome shotgun sequence genome contains a region encoding:
- the LOC130127337 gene encoding cGMP-dependent protein kinase 1-like, which yields MKILKKRHIVDTRQQEHIRSEKHIMTEAHSDFIVRLYRTFKDRKYLYMLMEACLGGELWTILRDRGSFEDATTRFYTACVVEAFAYLHSKGIIYRDLKPENLILDSRGYAKLVDFGFAKKIGFGKKTWTFCGTPEYVAPEIILNKGHDISADYWSLGILMYELLTGSPPFSGPDPMKTYNIILRGIDMIEFPKKVTKNAANLIKKLCRDSPSERLGNLKNGVKDIQKHKWFEGFNWEGLRKGTLTPPFTPDVSSPTDTSNFDSFPEDNEEPPPDDNSGWDNDF from the exons ATGAAGATCCTGAAGAAGCGCCACATAGTGGACACGAGACAACAGGAGCACATCAGATCAGAGAAACACATCATGACCGAGGCCCACTCCGACTTCATAGTCAG GTTATATCGGACGTTCAAAGACAGAAAATACCTCTACATGCTGATGGAGGCCTGTCTAGGGGGAGAGTTATGGACCATACTGAGAGACAG GGGATCCTTTGAGGACGCCACCACCCGATTTTACACCGCCTGCGTGGTGGAGGCCTTTGCCTATCTGCACTCTAAAGGCATCATCTACAGAGACCTCAAACCCGAGAACCTGATACTGGACAGCAGGGGATACGCCAAGCTG GTGGACTTTGGCTTCGCCAAGAAGATCGGCTTCGGTAAGAAGACCTGGACCTTCTGTGGAACTCCAGAATACGTGGCGCCGGAGATCATCCTCAACAAAGGCCATGACATATCAGCAGACTACTGGTCTCTGGGCATCCTCATGTACGAGCTGCTGACTGGAAG CCCTCCATTCTCAGGTCCAGACCCCATGAAGACCTACAACATCATCCTGAGGGGCATCGACATGATCGAGTtccccaagaaggtcaccaagaaCGCCGCCAATCTCATCAAGAAACTATGCAG AGACAGCCCCTCAGAGAGACTTGGAAATTTGAAAAATGGAGTGAAAGACATCCAGAAGCACAA gTGGTTTGAGGGATTCAACTGGGAGGGGTTGAGGAAAGGAACGTTGACTCCTCCTTTCACACCTGAT GTCTCCTCCCCCACAGACACCAGTAACTTTGACAGTTTCCCCGAGGACAACGAGGAACCTCCGCCGGACGACAACTCCGGCTGGGACAACGACTTTTAA